The following coding sequences are from one Triticum aestivum cultivar Chinese Spring chromosome 5A, IWGSC CS RefSeq v2.1, whole genome shotgun sequence window:
- the LOC123104625 gene encoding la-related protein 1B, translated as MSPAAGGAAPTQPAASAAPAPTVIAAPPPPQAPSRENPRDPAAQAEGADPGNAAARKTAWNVPPPPPAPVGGIMGGDESWPALADTAARAWPKSSSSDSLKSLSDGSAPSAPEDPIVPLVPLPQPQSVSTLISTASSPGSASTSPPPTATTTASPPQNSSTGQPILVRHGGSNGGNNGEGGGGNVSTHSQSTGNYSSDGNSSSGGDGNWNDGGLNGGSNLNSSVHSGAIGGSGIDNSRRVFGSNNWNGNGRGGGSYNNATGSGDGGNRYNGGSGSGHWNNNARHGSGNSNGFGARGGRNRRDHERGSNFSPRNYSRALPVQQQQPGYYQPGPFQRPPPPSPAAAHFMVPQPFVPYVQPIPYPADLQGSYPYYVTQVEQQFQNMHLIRPPMQPLAFQQDQINLQRDIQLQIEHYFSTNNLCHDTYLRERMDNQGWVPIDLIASFPMLTRFTMLGIDTNYILDSIRGSELLEVQGNNVRRRNDWAAWLLHRGPPPSN; from the exons ATGTCGCCGGCCGCTGGAGGCGCCGCGCCCACGCAACCGGCGGCCAGCGCCGCCCCGGCGCCGACGGtgatcgccgcgccgccgccgccccaggccccgTCGCGGGAGAACCCGCGCGATCCGGCCGCGCAGGCGGAGGGGGCCGATCCCGGCAATGCGGCGGCGAGGAAGACGGCGTGgaacgtgccgccgccgcccccggcaCCCGTCGGCGGCATCATGGGCGGCGACGAGTCGTGGCCGGCGCTCGCCGACACGGCCGCGCGGGCCTggcccaagtcctcctcctccgaCTCCCTCAAGTCCCTCTCCGACGGCTCCGCCCCCTCCGCGCCG GAGGATCCGATTGTGCCACTGGTGCCGCTGCCGCAGCCACAGTCAGTTTCTACTCTGATCTCCACTGCCTCAAGTCCAGGCTCTGCCTCTACTTCTCCTCCTCCCACTGCCACCACCACGGCCTCGCCGCCACAGAACAGCAGCACAGGCCAGCCAATTTTAGTTCGGCATGGTGGCAGTAACGGTGGTAACAATGGAGAGGGCGGCGGTGGCAATGTGAGCACTCATAGCCAGAGCACTGGTAATTACAGTAGTGATGGGAACAGCAGCAGTGGTGGTGACGGTAACTGGAATGATGGGGGTCTTAATGGTGGCAGCAACTTGAACTCTAGTGTTCATAGCGGCGCCATTGGTGGCAGTGGTATTGACAATAGTAGGAGAGTGTTCGGCAGTAACAATTGGAATGGCAACGGTCGTGGTGGTGGCAGCTACAACAATGCCACCGGCAGTGGTGATGGGGGCAACAGATATAACGGCGGTAGTGGCAGCGGCCACTGGAACAATAATGCCCGACATGGTAGTGGTAATAGTAATGGCTTTGGTGCTCGTGGTGGTCGGAATCGCCGTGACCATGAAAGAGGGAGTAATTTCTCACCAAGGAACTATTCCCGTGCATTGccagtgcagcagcagcagccgggCTACTACCAGCCTGGACCATTTCAACGACCACCACCGCCATCACCTGCTGCTGCCCATTTCATGGTGCCACAACCTTTTGTGCCATATGTTCAACCCATTCCGTATCCTG CCGATTTACAAGGCTCCTATCCTTACTATGTCACACAAGTTGAGCAGCAGTTTCAAAACATGCATCTTATCCGGCCGCCAATGCAGCCATTGGcgtttcagcaagatcaaattaatcTCCAACGTGACATTCAGCTGCAGATCGAGCACTATTTTAG CACTAATAATCTTTGCCACGACACATACTTGAGGGAACGTATGGATAATCAAGGATGGGTGCCTATTGATCTAATCGCTTCATTTCCTATG TTGACCAGGTTCACAATGTTGGGAATAGATACCAACTATATACTA